CCACCGTTCTTGTTTCGCCTGGATAGTCCATTCCCCAGACGTCGATGAGGAGCTTCTCTCTCGTCAGGACCCTGCCTCCAGCCTGTATGAGTGCCTTGAGCAGGGCAAACTCTTTCGCCGTCAGGGGAACAGGCTTC
This DNA window, taken from Acidobacteriota bacterium, encodes the following:
- a CDS encoding helix-turn-helix domain-containing protein, producing KPVPLTAKEFALLKALIQAGGRVLTREKLLIDVWGMDYPGETRTVDVHIRKLREKLGETKRIQTVKGVGYKFLVD